From Flavobacterium sp. 102, a single genomic window includes:
- a CDS encoding translocation/assembly module TamB domain-containing protein, with amino-acid sequence MEKNKKDSKLKKVRKIVLRTIAVLLLLLLSVVIALSLPYVQTKIATYATDQLNEDYGTKIYIDKVAITFFGGVKLKTVIVLDHHNDTLIYSKRIKTSILDLNKLINGKLLFGDLELDQFYLQIKTYKKEKETNLDLFIAAFDDGKKSSGKFLMTSKNIFLKNSRFTMIDENRINPKDVDFTKLNAHLQHFKISGPDVTVNIAKMNFHDHRGAKIDNLLANFTYTKKNIRLEKLEVRTPESYLKGEVVLKYNRDNRDFSDFNNKVKFEVAIDSATLSTNDIRYFYKELDKNQKFYLNTKIKGTMNDFYATNMYLRDRKNSIIKGDVNFKNLFPRAPGSFYMKGDFDKISSNYNDLTKLLPNILGKKLPTSLQKLGQFHFVGTAEVTQEYLNADFVMNTALGLVESDLQMSDLNNIDNAKYNGYVILDNFDVGSLINDNSIGKVSLDLEISGKGFTQKYLNTSFIGDVFQVNYNGYNYTKILVDGSFKQPIFKGKVNVNDPNLFMDFDGTVDLSEKENIYDFHSKIDYANLVKLNFIKDSISVFRGDIVVNATGSSLDNLRGNLVLTNSSYQNKKDIYFLDYLELNSSFDVTGERDITINAPEAIEGSVVGKYKLNQVQKMIENSLGSFYSNYKSNKVLPNQYLKFNFAINSKIIEIFNPDITLGPNTNLKGNIASDTKNFNLNFNSPKITAYENTFENVLVQVDNKNPLYGAYVQMDSIKTKHYKIRDFSMINTFSKDTLHFRTEFKGGKKGLDFYNLNFYHTINSENNNVVGFGKSELQFKDYLWFLNEEEDDQSNKIVFDKKMSNFSFEDFVISHENQKINFIGLINGKQNKDLELTFNNVNLNKVTPDVEKFSFDGNLNGKVNFKQTNTIFQPTSMLKIDSLSVNGIALGNLSLDIKGDETLTKFYLDSNLENENVDSFNADGSIEIADGQTLLDVDLSFDKFNLGVLSKIGGDVITNIRGFATGNARIDGNVNSLDYNGRLYINEAGLKIPYLNTDYQFVNNSIVDVTENKFIIRETTITDTEFDTKGNISGFIKHKQFGDWQLDLAINTERLLALNTKDSEDAAYYGMAFMDGSASIKGPTDGLMITVNAESAKGTDIKIPINEAESVEENSFIHFITPAEKANKGNDKIAQNKKYNGLELDFNFEINKNADIEVILDRNSGHGMKGKGYGTLLFRINTTGKFQMFGDFIALEGEYNFKYGGIIDKKFNVKKGSSINWLGDPMAATLNLEAVYETSANPAVLIDNPSFNKKVDVEVVIAVKGNLANPEPDFNINFPTVASSLKSEIQYQLDDKDKRQTQALYLLSTGSFLSQEGVNQNQLSNNLFEKASSLFKDIFSGDDDKISIAPEYVVSDRTGTGQETDARFGVTVSSKINDRITVNGKVGVPVGGISETAIVGDVEVQYRVNDDGTLNLRVFNKENDITYIGQGIGYTQGIGMSYEVDFDTMKELINKIFKNAKIDRAKTQNHADQDSEMFPDGIRMKSDKDKKKPTPVQNKEAIPTED; translated from the coding sequence TTGGAAAAAAATAAAAAAGATAGCAAATTAAAAAAAGTCAGAAAGATTGTTTTGCGCACCATTGCTGTGCTGCTATTGCTTTTGCTGTCGGTTGTTATTGCCTTGTCCTTGCCTTATGTTCAGACGAAAATCGCTACTTATGCTACCGATCAACTCAATGAAGATTATGGAACCAAAATTTATATTGATAAAGTAGCCATTACTTTTTTTGGCGGTGTTAAGCTGAAAACGGTAATCGTTTTAGACCATCACAACGATACTTTGATTTATTCTAAGCGTATTAAAACCAGTATTCTCGACTTGAATAAGTTGATTAATGGGAAGTTACTTTTTGGAGATTTGGAATTAGATCAATTTTACCTTCAAATTAAAACCTATAAGAAAGAAAAGGAAACCAACTTAGATTTGTTTATAGCGGCTTTTGATGATGGCAAAAAAAGCAGCGGTAAGTTTCTCATGACCTCAAAAAACATTTTTTTGAAAAACAGCCGATTTACGATGATTGATGAAAATCGCATTAATCCTAAAGATGTTGATTTCACTAAATTGAATGCCCACTTGCAGCATTTTAAAATCAGCGGACCGGATGTGACCGTCAATATCGCAAAGATGAATTTTCATGACCATCGCGGTGCTAAGATTGATAATTTGTTGGCTAATTTTACTTACACCAAGAAAAATATTAGGTTAGAAAAGCTGGAAGTCAGAACTCCTGAATCTTATTTGAAGGGAGAAGTTGTATTGAAATACAATAGAGACAATCGAGATTTTAGTGATTTTAACAACAAAGTGAAATTTGAAGTAGCCATTGACAGCGCGACTTTATCAACGAATGATATCCGTTATTTTTACAAAGAATTAGATAAAAATCAAAAGTTCTATTTGAATACAAAAATCAAAGGAACGATGAATGATTTTTATGCTACGAACATGTATTTGCGTGACCGTAAAAATTCAATTATTAAAGGTGATGTCAATTTCAAAAACCTTTTTCCTCGTGCACCGGGATCATTTTATATGAAAGGAGATTTTGATAAAATATCTTCTAATTACAATGATTTAACCAAACTGTTGCCTAATATACTCGGGAAAAAATTACCAACCTCTTTGCAGAAGTTAGGTCAATTTCACTTTGTCGGAACCGCTGAAGTAACCCAAGAATATCTTAATGCCGATTTTGTGATGAACACGGCTTTGGGTTTGGTTGAATCGGATTTACAAATGTCTGACCTCAATAACATTGACAATGCTAAGTATAACGGATATGTTATACTGGATAATTTTGATGTTGGTAGTTTGATTAATGACAATAGTATTGGGAAAGTGAGTCTTGATTTAGAGATTAGCGGAAAAGGATTTACCCAAAAATACCTGAACACTTCATTCATTGGAGATGTTTTTCAAGTGAACTATAATGGTTATAACTACACTAAAATTTTAGTAGACGGCTCTTTTAAACAACCCATTTTCAAAGGAAAAGTCAATGTGAATGACCCCAACTTGTTTATGGATTTTGACGGAACTGTCGATTTGTCCGAAAAGGAAAATATCTATGATTTTCATTCCAAAATTGACTATGCTAATTTAGTAAAACTGAATTTTATCAAAGACTCCATTTCCGTTTTTAGAGGTGATATTGTGGTAAATGCTACCGGAAGTTCGCTTGACAATCTGAGAGGAAATTTAGTGTTGACCAATTCCTCTTATCAAAACAAAAAAGACATTTATTTTTTAGATTACTTAGAACTAAATTCAAGTTTTGATGTTACAGGAGAAAGAGACATAACCATTAATGCTCCCGAAGCTATTGAAGGTTCTGTGGTTGGAAAATACAAGTTAAATCAAGTGCAAAAAATGATAGAGAATTCCTTAGGAAGTTTTTATTCCAATTATAAGTCTAATAAGGTTTTGCCTAATCAATATTTGAAATTCAATTTTGCCATTAACAGTAAAATCATTGAAATTTTTAATCCCGATATTACTTTAGGACCAAATACAAATTTAAAAGGAAATATTGCTTCTGATACCAAGAATTTTAATCTGAATTTCAATTCGCCTAAAATCACAGCTTACGAAAATACTTTTGAGAATGTATTGGTTCAAGTGGACAATAAAAATCCTTTATATGGCGCCTACGTACAAATGGATTCTATTAAAACCAAGCACTACAAGATTCGGGATTTTAGTATGATTAATACTTTTTCTAAAGATACTTTACATTTCAGAACCGAATTTAAAGGCGGCAAAAAAGGGCTTGATTTTTACAATTTGAACTTTTACCACACCATTAACAGTGAAAATAATAATGTTGTTGGTTTTGGAAAATCGGAATTGCAGTTCAAAGATTATTTGTGGTTTTTGAATGAGGAAGAAGATGACCAAAGCAACAAAATTGTCTTTGACAAAAAGATGTCCAATTTTTCATTTGAGGACTTTGTTATTTCGCATGAGAATCAAAAAATCAACTTTATAGGTTTGATAAATGGCAAGCAAAACAAAGATTTGGAACTCACATTCAACAATGTCAATTTGAATAAAGTCACACCCGATGTGGAGAAATTCAGCTTTGATGGTAATTTGAATGGAAAAGTTAATTTCAAGCAAACCAATACCATTTTTCAGCCTACGTCCATGCTGAAAATTGACAGTTTATCGGTTAACGGAATTGCTTTAGGAAATTTAAGTTTAGATATTAAAGGAGATGAAACGTTGACCAAATTCTATTTGGATTCCAATTTGGAAAATGAGAATGTTGATTCTTTTAATGCAGATGGTAGTATAGAAATTGCAGATGGTCAGACTTTGTTAGATGTTGATTTGAGTTTTGATAAGTTCAATTTAGGCGTTTTAAGTAAAATAGGAGGAGATGTTATTACCAACATTCGCGGATTTGCGACCGGTAATGCCCGAATTGACGGCAATGTAAATAGCTTGGATTACAATGGACGATTGTACATTAATGAGGCCGGATTGAAGATTCCTTACTTAAATACCGATTATCAGTTTGTCAATAATTCGATTGTTGATGTAACCGAAAACAAGTTTATCATCCGGGAAACGACTATAACTGATACCGAATTTGATACCAAAGGAAACATTAGTGGTTTTATCAAGCACAAACAATTTGGCGATTGGCAATTGGATTTGGCAATTAATACCGAACGCCTTTTGGCATTAAATACCAAAGATTCTGAAGATGCGGCCTACTACGGAATGGCTTTTATGGATGGTTCAGCTTCTATAAAAGGACCAACGGATGGTTTGATGATTACGGTGAATGCGGAATCGGCCAAAGGAACAGATATTAAAATCCCAATCAACGAAGCGGAATCTGTGGAAGAAAATAGTTTTATTCATTTTATAACTCCGGCCGAAAAAGCCAATAAAGGAAATGATAAGATTGCCCAAAATAAAAAGTACAACGGTCTGGAATTAGACTTCAATTTTGAAATTAATAAAAACGCTGATATCGAAGTGATTTTGGATAGAAATTCCGGACACGGAATGAAAGGCAAAGGTTACGGAACATTGCTTTTTAGAATTAATACTACCGGAAAATTCCAAATGTTTGGAGATTTCATCGCTTTAGAAGGGGAATATAATTTTAAATACGGTGGAATAATTGATAAAAAATTCAATGTAAAAAAAGGAAGTTCCATCAACTGGCTCGGTGATCCAATGGCAGCAACGCTCAATTTGGAAGCCGTTTACGAAACTTCAGCCAATCCTGCGGTGTTGATTGACAATCCATCGTTCAATAAGAAAGTGGATGTGGAAGTGGTTATTGCGGTTAAAGGTAATCTGGCCAATCCGGAACCTGATTTTAATATTAATTTCCCAACAGTGGCAAGTTCCCTGAAATCTGAAATCCAATACCAATTAGATGATAAAGATAAACGTCAGACACAAGCGTTGTACTTACTTTCTACCGGTAGCTTCTTGAGTCAAGAAGGTGTAAATCAAAACCAATTGTCTAACAATTTGTTTGAAAAAGCGAGTAGTCTTTTCAAAGATATTTTTTCGGGTGATGATGATAAAATCTCTATTGCACCGGAATATGTAGTGTCAGACAGAACCGGAACCGGTCAAGAAACTGACGCCAGATTTGGAGTTACCGTTTCTTCCAAAATCAATGACCGAATTACCGTAAACGGAAAAGTAGGTGTGCCGGTTGGTGGTATTTCTGAAACCGCAATCGTTGGTGATGTTGAAGTGCAATACAGAGTAAACGATGACGGAACGCTCAATTTAAGGGTATTCAATAAAGAAAACGATATAACTTATATAGGTCAAGGTATTGGCTATACACAAGGCATCGGAATGTCCTATGAAGTCGATTTTGATACCATGAAAGAACTAATCAACAAGATTTTTAAAAACGCCAAAATTGATCGCGCCAAAACCCAAAACCACGCCGATCAAGATTCAGAAATGTTTCCTGATGGTATTCGAATGAAGTCGGACAAGGACAAGAAAAAACCAACACCGGTCCAAAATAAAGAAGCTATTCCTACTGAGGATTAG